The following proteins come from a genomic window of Sphaerisporangium rubeum:
- a CDS encoding pilus assembly protein TadG-related protein, giving the protein MTASCHDKTAGAATGDDERGSMSVFVVIFSVVVFMLAGLLVDGGAAINARLRASDVAEQAARAAADRIDVEHLRATGQVRLLGEDAVCGRARQIVSAHGDTALAMTTCDAGAAEVTVTVTARWKAAFLAAFGFPGAAMSGTATAGPDTGDPQP; this is encoded by the coding sequence GTGACCGCTTCCTGCCACGACAAGACGGCAGGCGCGGCCACCGGCGACGACGAGCGTGGCTCCATGTCGGTGTTCGTGGTGATCTTCTCGGTGGTGGTGTTCATGCTGGCGGGACTGCTCGTGGACGGCGGCGCGGCGATCAACGCGCGGCTGCGCGCGTCCGACGTCGCCGAGCAGGCGGCACGCGCCGCCGCCGACCGCATCGACGTCGAGCACCTGCGCGCCACCGGCCAGGTGCGGCTGCTCGGGGAGGACGCCGTGTGCGGCCGCGCCAGGCAGATCGTGTCCGCGCACGGCGACACGGCCCTCGCGATGACCACCTGCGACGCAGGCGCCGCCGAGGTGACCGTCACCGTGACGGCCCGGTGGAAGGCCGCGTTCCTCGCCGCCTTCGGCTTCCCCGGGGCCGCCATGTCCGGCACCGCCACCGCCGGTCCCGACACCGGCGACCCCCAGCCATGA
- a CDS encoding TadE/TadG family type IV pilus assembly protein, with amino-acid sequence MTRRRSRRGEAGSMAVETVMLAPLFLLFLMFLVGAGRVVEAQGEVNGAARDAARAASVQRTLDLAREAGRNAAKAALDGQCEADVSLDGSEWREGGTVRATVTCALDLDFLGFGAVKKMTGSSVVPLEQFRRVE; translated from the coding sequence GTGACCCGGCGCCGTAGCCGCCGCGGCGAGGCCGGGTCGATGGCCGTCGAGACGGTGATGCTGGCGCCGTTGTTCCTGCTCTTCCTGATGTTCCTCGTCGGCGCGGGCCGCGTCGTCGAGGCGCAGGGTGAGGTGAACGGCGCCGCCAGGGACGCCGCGCGGGCCGCGTCCGTGCAACGCACCCTGGACCTGGCGCGGGAGGCCGGACGTAACGCCGCCAAGGCCGCGCTCGACGGACAGTGTGAGGCCGATGTCAGCCTCGACGGCAGCGAGTGGCGGGAGGGGGGCACCGTACGGGCGACGGTGACGTGCGCGCTGGACCTCGACTTCCTCGGCTTCGGTGCGGTCAAGAAGATGACCGGCAGCTCCGTGGTGCCGCTGGAACAGTTCCGGAGGGTCGAGTGA